The proteins below come from a single Eucalyptus grandis isolate ANBG69807.140 chromosome 3, ASM1654582v1, whole genome shotgun sequence genomic window:
- the LOC104435971 gene encoding probable xyloglucan endotransglucosylase/hydrolase protein 23, which yields MASRSTSSLCRAALLLMVVSWATSASARNFYQDFDITWGDGRGQILNNGDLLTLSLDKASGSGFQSKNEYLFGKIDMQLKLVPGNSAGTVTAYYLSSNGSTWDEIDFEFLGNLSGDPYILHTNVFSQGKGNREQQFYLWFDPTADFHTYSILWNPQRIIFSVDGTPIREFKNAESIGVPFPKAQPMRIFSSLWNADDWATRGGLVKTDWTQAPFTASYSNFNADNACVWSSGSSSCTSSSSSSDGNAWLSEELDSTSQESLKWVQSNYMIYNYCTDAKRFPQGFPPECSMS from the exons ATGGCCTCTCGTTCCACTTCTTCGCTTTGTAGAGCTGCGCTTCTTCTCATGGTCGTTTCTTGGGCGACTTCTGCTTCCGCCCGCAACTTCTATCAAGACTTCGACATAACCTGGGGAGATGGCCGAGGTCAGATCCTCAACAATGGCGACCTCCTCACTCTCTCCCTTGACAAGGCCTCCGGCTCCGGCTTCCAGTCCAAGAACGAGTACTTGTTCGGCAAGATTGACATGCAGCTCAAACTTGTTCCTGGCAACTCTGCTGGCACCGTCACCGCATACTAT TTATCTTCAAATGGGTCGACGTGGGACGAGATAGATTTCGAGTTCTTGGGGAATTTAAGTGGCGATCCGTACATTCTTCACACCAACGTGTTCAGCCAAGGCAAGGGCAACCGAGAGCAGCAATTCTATCTCTGGTTCGACCCAACTGCTGATTTCCACACCTACTCCATCCTCTGGAATCCACAACGCATCAT ATTCTCAGTGGACGGGACTCCCATCAGAGAGTTCAAGAACGCAGAGTCGATCGGCGTTCCTTTCCCCAAGGCCCAGCCCATGAGGATATTCTCGAGCCTCTGGAACGCGGACGACTGGGCAACCAGAGGCGGGCTCGTGAAGACGGACTGGACACAAGCGCCCTTCACTGCTTCCTACAGCAACTTCAATGCCGATAACGCCTGCGTTTGGTCATCTGGGTCGTCATCTTGcacttcatcttcatcttcttcggatGGTAATGCATGGCTATCAGAAGAGCTCGACTCAACAAGCCAAGAGAGCCTGAAGTGGGTGCAAAGCAACTACATGATCTACAACTACTGCACGGATGCCAAAAGATTCCCCCAAGGCTTCCCTCCCGAGTGCTCCATGTCCTAG
- the LOC120285852 gene encoding probable xyloglucan endotransglucosylase/hydrolase protein 23 has protein sequence MAFPSTSSLCITTLLLVVVSWATSASARNFYQDFDITWGDGRAQILNNGDLLTLSLDKASGSGFQSKNEYLFGKIDMQLKLVPGNSAGTVTAYYLSSNGSTWDEIDFEFLGNLSGDPYILHTNVFSQGKGNREQQFYLWFDPTADFHTYSILWNPQRIIFSVDGTPIREFKNAESVGVPFPKAQPMRIFSSLWNADDWATRGGLVKTDWTQAPFTASYRNFNADNACVWSSGSSSCTSSSSSSDGNAWLAEELDSTSQERLKWVQSNYMIYNYCTDAKRFPQGFPPECSMS, from the exons ATGGCCTTCCCTTCTACTTCCTCACTTTGCATCACTACACTGCTTCTCGTGGTCGTTTCTTGGGCGACGTCTGCTTCCGCCCGCAACTTCTATCAAGACTTCGACATAACCTGGGGTGATGGCCGAGCTCAGATCCTCAACAACGGCGACCTCCTCACTCTCTCCCTTGACAAGGCCTCCGGCTCTGGCTTCCAGTCCAAGAACGAGTACTTGTTCGGCAAGATTGACATGCAGCTCAAGCTCGTTCCCGGCAACTCCGCAGGCACCGTCACCGCATACTAT TTATCTTCAAATGGGTCGACGTGGGACGAGATAGACTTCGAGTTCTTGGGGAACTTGAGCGGCGATCCATACATTCTTCACACCAACGTGTTCAGCCAAGGCAAGGGCAACCGAGAGCAGCAATTCTATCTCTGGTTCGACCCAACTGCTGATTTCCACACCTACTCCATCCTTTGGAATCCACAACGCATCAT ATTCTCAGTCGACGGGACTCCCATCAGAGAGTTCAAGAACGCAGAGTCCGTCGGTGTTCCCTTCCCCAAGGCCCAGCCCATGAGGATATTCTCGAGCCTCTGGAACGCAGACGACTGGGCGACCAGAGGCGGGCTCGTGAAGACGGACTGGACGCAAGCGCCCTTCACTGCTTCCTACAGGAACTTCAACGCCGATAACGCCTGCGTTTGGTCATCTGGGTCGTCATCTTGCACttcgtcttcatcttcttcggatGGTAATGCATGGCTAGCAGAAGAGCTTGACTCGACAAGCCAAGAGAGGCTCAAGTGGGTGCAGAGCAACTACATGATCTACAACTACTGCACGGATGCCAAAAGATTCCCCCAAGGCTTCCCTCCCGAGTGCTCCATGTCCTAG
- the LOC104435968 gene encoding probable xyloglucan endotransglucosylase/hydrolase protein 23, protein MASLSTSSLCIATLLLVVVSWGTFASARNFYQDFDITWGDGRAQILNNGDLLTLSLDKASGSGFQSKNEYLFGKIDMQLKLVPGNSAGTVTAYYLSSNGSAWDEIDFEFLGNLSGDPYILHTNVFSQGKGNREQQFYLWFDPTADFHTYSILWNPQRIIFSVDGTPIREFKNAESIGVPFPKAQPMRIFSSLWNADDWATRGGLVKTDWTQAPFTASYRNFNADNACVWSSGSSSCTSSSSSSDGNAWLAEELDSTSQERLKWVQSNYMIYNYCTDAKRFPQGVPPECTVS, encoded by the exons ATGGCCTCCCTTTCTACTTCTTCGCTTTGCATCGCCACTCTGCTTCTCGTGGTCGTTTCTTGGGGGACGTTTGCTTCCGCCCGCAACTTCTATCAAGACTTCGACATAACCTGGGGTGATGGCCGAGCTCAGATCCTCAACAACGGCGACctcctcactctctccctcGACAAGGCCTCCGGCTCCGGCTTCCAGTCCAAGAACGAGTACTTGTTCGGCAAGATTGACATGCAGCTCAAGCTAGTTCCCGGCAACTCCGCTGGCACCGTCACCGCATACTAT TTATCTTCAAACGGGTCGGCGTGGGATGAGATAGACTTCGAGTTCTTGGGGAACTTGAGCGGCGATCCATACATTCTCCACACCAACGTGTTCAGCCAAGGCAAGGGTAACCGAGAGCAGCAATTCTATCTCTGGTTCGACCCAACTGCTGATTTCCACACCTACTCCATCCTCTGGAATCCACAACGCATCAT ATTCTCAGTGGACGGGACTCCCATCAGAGAGTTCAAGAACGCAGAGTCCATCGGTGTTCCCTTCCCCAAGGCCCAGCCCATGAGGATATTCTCGAGCCTCTGGAACGCGGACGACTGGGCGACCAGAGGCGGGCTCGTGAAGACGGACTGGACACAAGCGCCCTTCACTGCTTCCTACCGGAACTTCAACGCCGATAACGCCTGCGTTTGGTCATCTGGGTCGTCATCTTGCACttcgtcttcatcttcttcggatGGTAATGCATGGCTAGCAGAAGAGCTTGACTCGACAAGCCAAGAGAGGCTCAAGTGGGTGCAGAGCAACTACATGATCTACAACTACTGTACAGATGCCAAAAGATTCCCCCAAGGCGTCCCTCCCGAGTGCACCGTGTCCTAG
- the LOC104435967 gene encoding probable xyloglucan endotransglucosylase/hydrolase protein 23, translated as MASRSTSSLCTTALLLLVVSWAASAFARNFYQDFDITWGDGRAQILNSGDLLTLSLDKASGSGFQSKNEYLFGKIDMQLKLVPGNSAGTVTAYYLSSNGSTWDEIDFEFLGNLSGDPYILHTNVFSQGKGNREQQFYLWFDPTADFHTYSILWNPQRIIFSVDGTPIREFKNAESIGVPFPKAQPMRIFSSLWNADDWAARGGLVKTDWTQAPFTASYRNFNADNACVSSSGSSSCTSSSSSSDGNAWLSEELDSTSQERLKWVQSNYMIYNYCTDAKRFPQGVPPECTMS; from the exons ATGGCCTCTCGTTCCACTTCTTCGCTTTGTACCACCGCGCTTCTTCTCCTGGTCGTTTCTTGGGCAGCATCCGCTTTTGCCCGCAACTTCTACCAAGACTTCGACATAACCTGGGGAGATGGCCGAGCTCAGATCCTCAATAGTGGCGACCTCCTCACTCTTTCCCTCGACAAGGCCTCCGGCTCCGGCTTCCAGTCCAAGAACGAGTACCTGTTTGGCAAGATTGACATGCAACTCAAGCTCGTTCCCGGCAACTCCGCAGGCACCGTCACCGCTTACTAT TTATCTTCAAACGGGTCGACGTGGGACGAGATAGACTTCGAGTTCTTGGGGAACTTGAGTGGCGATCCGTATATTCTTCACACCAACGTGTTCAGCCAAGGCAAGGGCAACCGAGAGCAGCAATTCTATCTCTGGTTCGACCCAACTGCTGATTTCCACACCTACTCCATCCTCTGGAATCCGCAACGCATCAT ATTCTCAGTGGATGGGACTCCGATCAGAGAGTTCAAGAACGCAGAGTCCATCGGCGTTCCCTTCCCCAAGGCCCAGCCCATGAGGATATTCTCGAGCCTCTGGAACGCGGACGACTGGGCAGCCAGAGGCGGGCTCGTAAAGACAGACTGGACACAAGCGCCCTTCACTGCTTCCTACAGGAACTTCAATGCTGATAACGCCTGCGTTTCGTCATCTGGGTCCTCATCTTGCACttcgtcttcatcttcttcggatGGTAATGCATGGCTATCGGAAGAGCTCGACTCAACAAGCCAAGAGAGGCTGAAGTGGGTTCAGAGCAACTACATGATCTACAACTACTGTACAGATGCCAAAAGATTCCCCCAAGGCGTCCCTCCTGAGTGCACCATGTCCTAG
- the LOC104435972 gene encoding probable xyloglucan endotransglucosylase/hydrolase protein 23 → MASRSTSSLCTTALLLLVVSWAASAFARNFYQDFDITWGDGRAQILNSGDLLTLSLDKASGSGFQSKNEYLFGKIDMQLKLVPGNSAGTVTAYYLSSNGSTWDEIDFEFLGNLSGDPYILHTNVFSQGKGNREQQFYLWFDPTADFHTYSILWNPQRIIFSVDGTPIREFKNAESIGVPFPKAQPMRIFSSLWNADDWATRGGLVKTDWTQAPFTASYRNFNADNACVSSSGSSSCTSSSSSSDGNAWLSEELDSTSQERLKWVQSNYMIYNYCTDAKRFPQGVPPECTMS, encoded by the exons ATGGCCTCTCGTTCCACTTCTTCGCTTTGTACCACCGCGCTTCTTCTCCTGGTCGTTTCTTGGGCAGCATCCGCTTTTGCCCGCAACTTCTACCAAGACTTCGACATAACCTGGGGAGATGGCCGAGCTCAGATCCTCAATAGTGGCGACCTCCTCACTCTTTCCCTCGACAAGGCCTCCGGCTCCGGCTTCCAGTCCAAGAACGAGTACCTGTTTGGCAAGATTGACATGCAACTCAAGCTCGTTCCCGGCAACTCCGCAGGCACCGTCACCGCTTACTAT TTATCTTCAAACGGGTCGACGTGGGACGAGATAGACTTCGAGTTCTTGGGGAACTTGAGCGGCGATCCATACATTCTCCACACCAACGTCTTCAGCCAAGGCAAGGGTAACCGAGAGCAGCAATTCTATCTCTGGTTCGACCCAACTGCTGATTTCCACACCTACTCCATCCTCTGGAATCCACAACGCATCAT ATTCTCAGTGGACGGGACTCCCATCAGAGAGTTCAAGAACGCAGAGTCCATCGGCGTTCCCTTCCCCAAGGCCCAGCCCATGAGGATATTCTCGAGCCTCTGGAACGCGGACGACTGGGCAACCAGAGGCGGGCTCGTAAAGACAGACTGGACACAAGCGCCCTTCACTGCTTCCTACAGGAACTTCAATGCTGATAACGCCTGCGTTTCGTCATCTGGGTCCTCATCTTGCACttcgtcttcatcttcttcggatGGTAATGCATGGCTATCGGAAGAGCTCGACTCAACAAGCCAAGAGAGGCTGAAGTGGGTTCAGAGCAACTACATGATCTACAACTACTGTACAGATGCCAAAAGATTCCCCCAAGGCGTCCCTCCTGAGTGCACCATGTCCTAG